Proteins from a genomic interval of Symmachiella macrocystis:
- a CDS encoding (2Fe-2S)-binding protein, with protein MQDRQQTGGGGSTVSRRAFLQGSSVAVAATAVATGATEVVAEANKPARLKSAKAQKVVLTVNGKDHTLMIEPRVTLLEALRNDLNLTGAKEVSNVSNDGADTVIIDGKAVYASTRLAIEVEGKNITTVEGLSEGKNVDEVITAFVKHDATQCGYCTPGFVVAVRAFLDKNPGANLEQIHKGLGGNLCRCGTYAGVTAAAVELCKKGGA; from the coding sequence ATGCAAGATCGACAACAGACCGGCGGAGGTGGCTCAACGGTTAGCCGTCGCGCCTTTTTACAAGGCTCCAGTGTGGCTGTGGCCGCAACAGCCGTGGCCACCGGAGCGACTGAAGTCGTCGCCGAAGCCAATAAGCCGGCGCGGCTGAAGTCCGCGAAAGCACAAAAGGTGGTGCTGACTGTCAACGGCAAAGATCACACATTAATGATCGAGCCGCGGGTCACCCTGCTCGAAGCATTGCGTAACGACTTGAACCTGACCGGCGCCAAAGAAGTGAGCAACGTCAGTAACGACGGCGCCGATACGGTGATCATCGACGGCAAAGCGGTTTACGCAAGCACCCGGCTGGCCATCGAAGTCGAAGGTAAGAACATCACCACCGTCGAAGGCCTGTCCGAAGGCAAGAACGTCGACGAAGTGATCACAGCCTTCGTCAAACACGATGCCACGCAGTGCGGTTATTGCACGCCGGGGTTCGTCGTCGCCGTCCGGGCATTTCTCGACAAGAATCCCGGTGCCAACTTGGAACAAATCCACAAAGGACTGGGGGGCAACCTCTGCCGTTGTGGGACCTATGCCGGTGTGACGGCCGCTGCGGTTGAATTGTGCAAAAAAGGAGGTGCCTGA
- a CDS encoding xanthine dehydrogenase family protein molybdopterin-binding subunit: MADETKREFAWGPREENVLIGKDIQRIDGIAKATGKAKYTADINTPGTLFARLLTSNQAHAKIKKLNIEPAKAVPGVRAVYVFPTAFDVETGESKEIRWDGAPIVAVAADRPEIAADGVRAIEIEYEPLPFFVDEENLEGAQKAQEETDEKRIKKLPKSSKGDVEAAQSEAAVVHTGYYGIHTISHCCLEPHGSHCEWDGDEKLNVHLSTQNVSGTPGQFAGPLGLEQSAVEVIGNYEGGGFGSKFAADEWGLACAVLAKEAGKPVRLMLDRATDLKVAGTRPSGFIEITIAADAEGNIVSWDSNLWGSSGMAGGTVSPNQIPYVFDFPNVNRNATGLICNTGPNRAWRAPPHPQLCALTQTAMDDVAAKLQMDSYDLFMNNLQHVSKAFEERAEVYAEEMKIAAEMIDWKGKWHPHGKGGGNGAVKRGLGMALHTWGGGAGPCTCLLKVHPDGSVETFLGSQDLGTGTRTVIAIVMAETFGLNLDDVKVNLGSSKYPKSGASGGSITVGGVSSAHRMAAQSALWKIFDLVAAKYNVGADTLSAKGGQILSSGKPVCSWKQAAALVGPMPLEIQGATEKEGLTSSRVGGVQMVDVSVDTETGKVSINDFVCVQDCGLIIDELTARSQVYGGMIMGISYALTEERIMDNKTGRYMNADLENYKLPRIGDIGNLQVKMYQPASEYNRGVVGLGEPPVISPGAAISNAVANATGVRVPVLPLTPQRVLDALQKGGAA; encoded by the coding sequence ATGGCGGACGAAACAAAACGCGAGTTCGCTTGGGGACCTCGCGAAGAAAACGTACTGATCGGTAAAGACATTCAGCGCATCGACGGCATTGCCAAGGCCACGGGGAAGGCGAAATATACCGCCGACATCAACACCCCCGGCACGCTGTTTGCCAGACTGTTAACCTCGAATCAAGCCCACGCCAAAATCAAAAAGCTGAACATCGAACCAGCCAAGGCCGTTCCCGGTGTGCGGGCGGTGTATGTCTTCCCGACTGCGTTTGATGTCGAAACGGGTGAATCTAAGGAGATCCGTTGGGACGGTGCTCCGATTGTCGCCGTGGCTGCAGACCGGCCGGAAATCGCCGCCGATGGCGTACGGGCCATCGAAATCGAATACGAGCCGTTGCCCTTCTTCGTCGACGAAGAAAACCTCGAAGGAGCACAAAAAGCCCAAGAGGAGACGGACGAAAAACGGATCAAGAAACTTCCGAAAAGCTCAAAAGGTGATGTCGAAGCCGCTCAGTCAGAGGCGGCTGTCGTCCACACTGGCTACTATGGTATTCATACCATCAGCCACTGCTGCCTGGAACCACACGGTTCACATTGCGAATGGGATGGCGACGAAAAACTCAACGTCCATCTCTCCACGCAAAATGTTTCCGGAACGCCCGGCCAGTTCGCCGGCCCGCTGGGACTGGAGCAGTCCGCGGTGGAGGTCATCGGAAATTACGAAGGGGGCGGCTTCGGTTCGAAATTTGCCGCTGATGAATGGGGCCTTGCCTGTGCGGTGCTGGCCAAGGAAGCCGGAAAGCCTGTCCGTCTGATGCTCGACAGAGCCACCGACCTAAAAGTCGCCGGCACTCGCCCCTCTGGTTTCATCGAAATCACCATTGCCGCCGATGCGGAAGGAAATATCGTCTCTTGGGACAGCAACCTTTGGGGATCCAGTGGAATGGCGGGCGGAACGGTCTCCCCCAACCAGATTCCCTATGTGTTTGACTTCCCGAATGTGAATCGCAATGCGACCGGATTGATTTGCAATACGGGACCCAACCGGGCTTGGCGGGCGCCCCCTCATCCACAGCTCTGCGCTTTGACCCAGACCGCCATGGACGACGTGGCGGCCAAGCTGCAAATGGACAGTTATGACCTGTTCATGAACAATTTGCAGCACGTCAGCAAAGCGTTTGAAGAGCGTGCGGAGGTCTACGCCGAAGAGATGAAAATCGCGGCGGAAATGATCGACTGGAAAGGCAAATGGCATCCCCACGGAAAAGGCGGCGGCAACGGCGCAGTCAAACGTGGCTTAGGGATGGCACTCCATACTTGGGGCGGCGGTGCCGGTCCTTGTACATGCCTGCTCAAGGTCCATCCTGACGGTTCGGTGGAAACATTCCTCGGCAGTCAGGATCTGGGAACCGGAACGCGGACCGTGATCGCGATCGTCATGGCCGAAACATTCGGCCTAAATCTCGATGACGTGAAAGTGAACCTCGGTTCGAGCAAGTACCCCAAATCGGGAGCTTCGGGCGGTAGCATCACCGTGGGTGGCGTTTCCAGCGCACACCGCATGGCTGCCCAATCGGCACTGTGGAAGATCTTTGATCTTGTCGCGGCGAAGTACAACGTTGGGGCCGATACGCTTTCCGCAAAGGGAGGCCAAATCCTCTCCAGCGGCAAGCCGGTCTGTTCCTGGAAACAGGCGGCCGCACTGGTCGGTCCGATGCCTTTGGAAATCCAAGGCGCCACGGAAAAAGAAGGCCTAACCTCCTCCCGTGTGGGCGGCGTGCAAATGGTCGATGTCTCGGTCGATACCGAAACCGGTAAGGTGAGCATCAACGACTTTGTCTGCGTGCAGGATTGTGGGCTCATCATCGATGAGTTGACCGCCCGCAGCCAGGTTTATGGCGGCATGATCATGGGAATTTCCTATGCTCTTACTGAAGAGCGGATCATGGACAACAAGACCGGTCGCTATATGAACGCCGACTTGGAGAATTATAAGCTGCCGCGCATCGGCGACATCGGCAACCTGCAGGTGAAGATGTACCAACCCGCCAGCGAATACAATCGCGGTGTGGTTGGCTTGGGTGAGCCGCCGGTGATTTCGCCGGGAGCCGCCATTTCCAATGCCGTGGCCAATGCCACCGGTGTCCGCGTTCCCGTGCTCCCCTTGACCCCGCAACGGGTCCTGGACGCGTTGCAGAAAGGAGGTGCCGCATGA
- a CDS encoding FAD binding domain-containing protein — MKSFEFANPQSETEALELMNDHPEQTAVLAGGTDLISLMQADIIRPERVVDIKNITSMHDVAEVDNGLMVGALTTLEEVLDNSKIAEYASVAQAADAVHAIQIQSSGTIAGDLCHLPNCWYYRNGYGMLGLENGTSLPETGDNRYHAIFGNSGPAKFVTASRFAPALIAWGAKVRIIGPGPDEAEMLPLEYFYTTPRTERQGTTVLKPGQLVSHIWLPKTAGTVSGNYDVLQTEGLDWPLASASATLTISGGRVSDARIVLGHVAPTPWVSHDAATSLLGKTISEATAQAAGDAAVSRATPLSDNGYKVQLARTAVKRAILRSAGLLEGGL, encoded by the coding sequence ATGAAGTCTTTTGAATTTGCCAATCCCCAAAGCGAAACGGAAGCTTTGGAATTGATGAACGATCACCCCGAACAAACCGCCGTCTTGGCGGGGGGAACGGATTTAATTTCGCTAATGCAAGCGGACATCATTCGCCCCGAGCGCGTGGTGGACATCAAAAACATCACTTCGATGCACGATGTCGCTGAAGTCGATAACGGCTTGATGGTCGGCGCCTTGACCACATTGGAAGAGGTGTTGGACAACAGCAAAATCGCCGAATATGCTTCTGTCGCCCAAGCGGCCGATGCGGTCCACGCGATTCAGATCCAATCTTCGGGAACTATCGCCGGCGATTTGTGCCATCTGCCCAACTGTTGGTATTACCGCAACGGTTACGGCATGTTGGGCCTTGAGAACGGCACTTCACTGCCCGAAACGGGAGACAACCGTTATCACGCCATCTTCGGGAACTCCGGCCCGGCGAAATTTGTCACCGCCAGCCGCTTTGCTCCCGCATTGATTGCATGGGGCGCCAAAGTACGGATTATCGGCCCCGGACCGGACGAAGCGGAAATGCTCCCCTTGGAGTATTTCTACACCACCCCTCGTACTGAACGGCAGGGGACGACAGTGCTCAAGCCGGGACAATTGGTGTCGCACATTTGGTTGCCCAAAACCGCCGGTACGGTGAGCGGCAATTACGATGTGCTGCAAACCGAAGGTCTCGATTGGCCCTTGGCTTCGGCCTCGGCCACATTAACAATTTCCGGCGGGCGCGTGAGCGATGCCCGTATCGTGTTGGGGCACGTTGCTCCTACACCGTGGGTCTCGCACGACGCGGCGACGTCACTGCTCGGCAAGACGATCTCCGAAGCGACGGCCCAAGCGGCCGGCGATGCGGCGGTCAGTCGCGCCACTCCACTTTCGGATAACGGTTACAAGGTTCAACTTGCCCGTACGGCGGTCAAGCGGGCGATTTTGCGTTCCGCCGGACTGCTGGAAGGAGGTCTGTAG
- a CDS encoding DNA repair ATPase translates to MAQAELENTADEAEPAVELQGGTYEIIRNRLDLHGQDLRARLNQLNEARKTVFGSIDTVLTSTERITTAHNCVPRDMVAAGQRFLFGYNVHFGLKTERNLSDVFAAYEFKEGTFHEISLDLIGDAQFEKDFQDVYRYYKNAVFAKFFVRGPHLYMIFRVGKGVGDIKTFKWVIQGEELVYVDNRSDHEVRYPPQHEFEWTRTHRDLHQTGRHPHISIDDRIFVETIGGDLTIKVEDNTDSGEGIYAEPVDDPDQTLDDAEIHYALVGNVILLKVRPYQETAFRYFVYNDKLKQAQRLDSLEYACVLLPDDHGLIFADGYYLQTGLCKTFGSNLSDMIFERRIAAANGEDYLYVFYNRLAGVYVLLQYNLIEQRVETPVICSGFTFFPSGEMVCFKAQEEPQKHHAVQIWQTPYVDEDFAPPAQTDSYLFKIGNKDVVRGMSECHELLELIEKEDTYANLYVDIVKESTGVIDSYFWIDKPETFELKEPLTKIRDAAGAAIDEFDKVLRVKQDTAQQTKRVREKTREIVSAVGRKRFDHINDFVGSLRDLRSVRGDIISLRDLRYVDEPLIESLETEVSEEADKLAQRCVTFLLDPAALTPYEQKVADEQAKIGELTKVADAKVVEEEIANSAAELEMLIEIVSNLKIDDATQRTAIIDNISAIFSTVNAARAALKNKSHELLSVEGIAEFGSQMKLLNQGVVNYLDICDSPDKCEEFLTKVMIQIEELEGRFAEFDEFVLQLTEKREEIYNAFETRKLSLVEARNKRAGALANAADRILKGIKTRVESLESINDINGYFASDLMIEKVRDIVKQLQELDDSVKVDDIQSRLKTVKEDAVRQLKDRQELFVDGANIIKLGGHQFTVNVQALDLTTVLRDGDMNLHLTGTNFFEPIENAELIATRDVWDQEVVSENQSVYRGEYLTYKILRSLSQSGAEPSMEDVRQYDADQLTAFVQRFMGPRYGEAYVKGVHDHDAVKLVADLLEMESTIGLLRYHTRARALALVVWQHFVDKKHKTLLTAKLKGFGTITQLFPATVAQAQYVADLQNVLRAATAESDLFSETFLPPAAEYLFHVLVGDGFAISPQAADLFRRFEEHLHHNGFSDKFTASLKGVHREPASAFSLARDWVGAFIEQQDDAAAEDYVDEVAGLLLEGKLNDRQIVNASVTRDVAGLLGTHAAIQEGGYHLSYGDFTQKLAEYDRQVVPRFNSYVQLKRDIVETARDEMKLEEFRPRVLTSFVRNRLLDEVYLPVIGDNFAKQIGAAGEGKRTDRMGLLLLVSPPGYGKTTLMEYVANRLGVIFMKINGPAIGHQVTSLDPDEAPNAGAREEVEKLNLALEMGDNVMIYLDDIQHCNPEFLQKFISLCDATRKIEGVYKGRTRTYDLRGRKVAVVMAGNPYTESGEKFQIPDMLSNRADIYNLGEIIGEHAASFEMSYLENCLTSNSVLNHLATRSQKDVYAVIRMAERDSAEGVELEGNYSSAELGEMVATMKKLMRVRDVILAVNREYIRSAAQSDDYRTEPAFKLQGSYRNMNRIAEKVVPVMNDDELQALIVSNYENDSQTLTSDAEANMLKFKELMGILNEDEARRWESIKRSFQQNVKLKGVAPDDKIGQVIVQMGSFTDGLESIRRAMTDGMAAMAEEDDDSAVLEGHVTQLVAQISGLREGLDAIHGSLADGIPALVTAAQAAERVMPTPIAEVAPPQPDPEPQVAKMPAPEVVDAPFDQQQDDEEPESTSDNRHKITVVNKMPRSIYNVLQQQFELMNSWMKPLLDASNSQSADIKTLRSQLHQCLKDYKQMLRRIERREDG, encoded by the coding sequence ATGGCTCAAGCAGAACTCGAAAATACCGCTGACGAGGCAGAACCGGCGGTTGAGCTGCAGGGGGGCACGTATGAGATCATTCGCAACCGTCTGGATTTGCACGGGCAGGACTTGCGGGCACGGTTGAATCAATTGAACGAGGCCCGCAAAACGGTCTTCGGCTCGATTGATACGGTGCTAACCTCAACCGAGCGGATCACAACAGCCCACAATTGCGTTCCCCGGGATATGGTCGCGGCTGGCCAGCGGTTTCTGTTCGGCTACAACGTCCATTTCGGATTAAAGACTGAGCGGAACCTTTCCGATGTCTTTGCCGCCTACGAGTTCAAGGAGGGGACGTTCCACGAGATCTCGTTGGACTTGATTGGCGATGCGCAATTCGAAAAAGATTTTCAGGACGTCTATCGTTACTACAAGAATGCGGTCTTCGCCAAGTTCTTCGTCCGTGGTCCGCACCTGTACATGATCTTTCGTGTGGGCAAGGGTGTGGGGGATATCAAGACCTTCAAGTGGGTCATCCAGGGCGAGGAACTGGTCTACGTCGATAACCGCAGTGACCACGAAGTCCGTTACCCGCCGCAACACGAATTTGAGTGGACCCGCACGCATCGCGACTTGCATCAAACGGGACGGCATCCGCACATTTCCATCGATGATCGGATTTTCGTCGAAACGATTGGCGGCGACCTGACGATCAAAGTCGAGGATAACACCGATTCGGGCGAGGGGATCTACGCCGAGCCGGTGGACGACCCGGATCAAACACTGGACGATGCGGAAATCCATTATGCGCTGGTGGGGAACGTGATCTTGCTCAAGGTCCGTCCTTATCAAGAAACGGCATTCCGTTACTTCGTGTACAACGACAAATTGAAACAGGCGCAGCGGCTTGATTCACTGGAATACGCCTGCGTGCTGTTGCCCGATGACCACGGTCTGATTTTTGCCGACGGTTATTATTTGCAGACGGGGCTGTGTAAGACGTTCGGCAGCAATTTGTCTGATATGATCTTCGAGCGGCGTATTGCAGCGGCGAACGGCGAAGATTATCTGTACGTCTTCTACAATCGCCTAGCCGGCGTGTATGTGCTGTTGCAATACAATCTCATCGAACAACGCGTGGAAACGCCGGTGATTTGTAGCGGCTTCACGTTCTTTCCCAGCGGTGAAATGGTCTGTTTCAAAGCGCAGGAAGAACCACAAAAACACCATGCGGTGCAGATTTGGCAAACGCCTTATGTCGACGAAGACTTTGCACCGCCGGCGCAGACCGACTCCTACTTGTTCAAGATCGGCAACAAGGATGTCGTGCGGGGCATGTCGGAGTGCCATGAGTTGTTGGAGCTGATCGAAAAAGAGGACACCTACGCGAATCTGTATGTCGACATCGTCAAAGAGTCGACCGGCGTGATCGATTCGTATTTCTGGATCGATAAGCCCGAGACATTCGAGCTCAAAGAACCGCTCACAAAAATTCGCGACGCAGCCGGTGCGGCGATCGACGAATTCGACAAGGTGCTCCGCGTCAAGCAAGACACGGCCCAACAGACCAAACGGGTGCGGGAAAAAACCCGTGAGATTGTCTCTGCGGTGGGACGCAAGCGATTCGACCACATCAACGATTTTGTCGGCTCGCTACGGGACCTGCGTTCGGTGCGGGGAGATATTATCTCCTTGCGCGATCTGCGGTATGTAGACGAGCCGCTGATTGAATCGTTGGAGACGGAAGTTTCTGAAGAAGCGGACAAATTGGCGCAGCGGTGCGTGACCTTTTTGCTCGACCCGGCAGCCCTGACTCCCTACGAGCAGAAGGTGGCTGACGAACAGGCCAAAATCGGCGAATTGACGAAGGTCGCCGACGCCAAGGTCGTGGAAGAGGAAATTGCCAATAGTGCCGCCGAGTTGGAAATGCTGATCGAGATCGTCAGCAATCTCAAGATCGACGATGCGACGCAGCGGACCGCGATCATCGATAACATTTCGGCAATCTTCTCCACCGTCAATGCTGCTCGCGCCGCTCTGAAGAACAAGTCGCACGAGTTGTTGTCGGTCGAAGGCATCGCCGAGTTCGGCTCGCAGATGAAGTTGCTCAATCAGGGAGTCGTCAATTATCTGGATATCTGCGACTCACCGGATAAGTGCGAAGAATTCCTCACCAAGGTCATGATCCAAATTGAGGAGTTGGAAGGCCGGTTCGCGGAATTCGACGAGTTTGTGTTACAGCTGACGGAAAAACGGGAAGAGATCTACAACGCGTTTGAAACGCGAAAACTGTCGCTGGTTGAGGCCCGTAATAAACGTGCGGGTGCGCTGGCCAATGCGGCGGATCGGATTCTCAAAGGGATCAAGACCCGCGTGGAGAGCCTGGAGTCGATCAACGACATCAACGGCTATTTTGCGTCGGATTTGATGATCGAGAAAGTCCGCGATATCGTCAAGCAATTGCAGGAGCTTGATGATTCGGTCAAGGTCGACGACATCCAAAGCCGCTTGAAAACGGTCAAGGAAGATGCGGTCCGGCAACTCAAGGACCGGCAAGAGCTCTTTGTCGACGGCGCGAATATCATCAAACTGGGCGGACACCAGTTTACGGTCAACGTCCAGGCGCTCGATCTGACCACCGTACTCCGCGACGGCGATATGAACCTGCATCTGACCGGAACGAATTTCTTCGAGCCGATTGAAAATGCGGAATTGATTGCTACACGCGACGTTTGGGATCAAGAAGTGGTCTCCGAAAATCAGTCCGTCTATCGCGGTGAATATCTCACCTATAAAATCCTACGGTCCCTCTCGCAGTCGGGTGCGGAACCTTCTATGGAGGACGTCCGCCAATACGATGCGGATCAACTCACCGCTTTTGTACAGCGGTTTATGGGTCCGCGGTATGGTGAAGCGTACGTCAAAGGGGTCCATGATCACGATGCGGTCAAACTGGTTGCAGACCTGTTGGAAATGGAGTCCACGATCGGCTTGCTGCGGTATCATACCCGCGCACGTGCGTTGGCGTTGGTGGTCTGGCAGCATTTTGTGGACAAGAAACATAAGACATTATTGACGGCCAAGCTCAAAGGGTTTGGCACGATCACGCAACTCTTCCCGGCTACCGTCGCGCAGGCACAATACGTGGCGGATTTGCAGAACGTTTTACGAGCAGCGACCGCAGAGTCGGATTTGTTTTCCGAGACGTTTTTGCCGCCCGCTGCGGAATACCTGTTTCATGTGCTGGTTGGCGATGGCTTTGCTATCAGCCCGCAAGCGGCGGATTTGTTTCGCCGGTTTGAAGAACATCTGCATCACAACGGGTTTTCGGACAAATTTACCGCATCACTCAAAGGCGTGCATCGCGAACCCGCGAGCGCGTTTTCTCTGGCTAGAGATTGGGTGGGCGCCTTCATCGAACAACAAGACGATGCCGCTGCCGAAGACTATGTGGACGAAGTGGCCGGATTGCTGCTGGAAGGCAAACTCAACGACCGACAAATCGTCAATGCCTCGGTAACCCGCGACGTGGCGGGGTTGCTGGGGACACACGCGGCGATCCAAGAGGGCGGCTATCACCTCAGCTACGGCGACTTCACGCAAAAACTTGCGGAGTACGACCGGCAAGTCGTCCCGCGGTTTAATAGCTATGTGCAGTTGAAACGGGACATTGTAGAAACGGCGCGTGATGAGATGAAGCTCGAAGAGTTTCGTCCACGGGTGTTGACGTCGTTCGTGCGGAACCGTTTGTTGGATGAGGTTTACCTGCCGGTCATCGGCGACAACTTCGCCAAACAAATTGGCGCTGCAGGGGAAGGAAAACGGACCGACCGGATGGGGCTGTTGCTGCTGGTCTCGCCTCCCGGTTATGGGAAGACCACGTTGATGGAATATGTCGCCAATCGCTTGGGGGTGATCTTTATGAAGATCAACGGCCCGGCCATTGGGCATCAAGTGACATCGCTGGATCCGGATGAAGCACCCAATGCCGGTGCCCGCGAAGAAGTCGAGAAGCTCAACCTCGCTCTGGAAATGGGCGACAACGTGATGATTTATCTCGACGATATTCAACACTGCAATCCGGAGTTTTTACAAAAGTTCATTTCGTTGTGCGATGCGACGCGCAAGATCGAAGGCGTGTACAAAGGCCGCACGCGGACCTATGACCTGCGGGGCCGCAAAGTCGCCGTGGTGATGGCGGGTAACCCCTATACCGAAAGCGGCGAGAAATTCCAGATTCCCGACATGCTATCCAACCGAGCCGATATTTATAACCTGGGCGAAATTATCGGCGAGCATGCGGCTTCGTTTGAGATGAGCTATCTGGAAAACTGCTTGACGTCGAATTCTGTGTTGAATCATCTCGCCACACGCAGCCAAAAAGACGTCTACGCCGTGATTCGCATGGCTGAGCGGGACAGTGCTGAAGGAGTGGAGTTGGAAGGCAATTACTCCTCCGCGGAACTGGGTGAGATGGTGGCGACGATGAAAAAACTGATGCGGGTTCGCGATGTCATTCTGGCGGTTAACCGCGAATACATCCGCTCCGCTGCTCAATCAGACGATTACCGCACAGAACCGGCCTTCAAGCTGCAAGGGTCGTATCGGAATATGAATCGCATTGCTGAAAAAGTGGTGCCGGTTATGAACGATGACGAATTGCAGGCTTTGATTGTTTCGAACTACGAAAACGATTCACAGACGCTGACCTCCGACGCCGAAGCCAACATGCTCAAGTTCAAAGAACTGATGGGCATCCTCAATGAAGATGAGGCCCGCCGTTGGGAGTCGATCAAACGGTCGTTCCAGCAGAACGTCAAACTCAAAGGAGTCGCGCCCGACGATAAGATTGGGCAGGTGATCGTGCAGATGGGTTCGTTCACCGACGGGCTGGAATCCATTCGCCGCGCGATGACCGACGGTATGGCGGCGATGGCCGAAGAGGACGATGATTCCGCTGTGCTGGAAGGACATGTGACACAACTCGTCGCACAAATCAGCGGCCTGCGGGAAGGCTTAGATGCAATCCACGGAAGTTTAGCGGACGGTATTCCCGCACTCGTTACAGCTGCGCAAGCCGCCGAACGCGTGATGCCAACGCCAATTGCTGAAGTCGCACCACCGCAACCCGATCCGGAGCCGCAGGTCGCAAAAATGCCCGCTCCCGAAGTGGTTGATGCGCCGTTCGACCAGCAGCAGGATGACGAAGAACCCGAATCAACAAGCGATAACCGTCACAAGATTACGGTCGTCAACAAAATGCCGCGCAGCATCTACAATGTGCTACAACAGCAGTTCGAGCTGATGAACAGTTGGATGAAACCGCTGCTCGACGCTTCCAATTCGCAGTCAGCCGACATCAAAACATTACGCAGCCAACTGCATCAATGCTTGAAGGACTACAAGCAAATGCTGCGGCGGATCGAACGTAGAGAAGACGGTTAA